Proteins from a genomic interval of Toxotes jaculatrix isolate fToxJac2 chromosome 5, fToxJac2.pri, whole genome shotgun sequence:
- the fam185a gene encoding protein FAM185A, translating into MFWSSAGQRGCVGLLRCWSLTVSPRTFITARCNLHTSRSFSISAPGKSPTHEEVKQPLKQWALAVSPFSTVRAHLACSISIRPLDPHAFPEADRAFITVHATDTEQEVGLDHLHVHYDDQSQELLISAEKVNSSVSIDLAAPIKSNLYITTQGKGNVKVKKMECDICKVQTERGNCLLHSVKGHEVEVQSNGGHVTGVGTIHGNVDISTCGDSAVDVKKLQGTKMNVSTEHGPLQVKAIYAESSCISSCSGRVHLGHVHGKATVKNVSGDTVIDGSNSFLKVSSHSGGIDVYVGDGGSAELHSQEGAACVRVPSTLRAGVELCGASVEISPEVALHGVENNATEGQTTVTGYMNGASPVEQWVKARADRGSVRLKTQSWFESLKLGS; encoded by the exons ATGTTTTGGAGTTCAGCAGGTCAGCGGGGATGTGTCGGACTTCTCCGCTGCTGGTCCCTCACAGTCAGCCCCAGGACTTTCATAACCGCCCGGTGCAATCTGCACACTTCACGgtccttctccatctctgcccCCGGGAAATCTCCAACCCACGAAGAGGTGAAACAGCCTCTGAAGCAGTGGGCTTTGGCGGTGAGCCCCTTCAGCACGGTGCGGGCACACCTGGCCTGCAGCATCTCCATCCGGCCGCTGGACCCGCACGCCTTCCCGGAGGCTGACCGAGCCTTCATCACAGTCCACGCGACAGACACCGAGCAGGAGGTCGGTCTGGATCACTTACACGTCCACTACGATGATCAGAGCCAAGAGCTGCTCATCTCCGCTGAGAAGGTGAACAGCAGCGTGTCCATTGATCTGGCTGCACCCATCAAAAGCA atCTCTACATCACTACTCAAGGAAAAGGCAACGTGAAAGTGAAGAAAATGGAGTGTGACATTTGCAAGGTGCAAACTGAGAGaggcaactgtttgctgcaCTCTGTCAAG GGTCATGAGGTTGAGGTGCAGTCCAATGGAGGACATGTCACAGGTGTGGGCACTATCCACGGCAATGTGGACATCAGCACATGTGGAGACAGT gcagTGGATGTCAAGAAGCTCCAGGGCACCAAGATGAATGTTTCAACAGAACACGGCCCTCTGCAGGTCAAAGCCATCTATGCTGAGTCCAGCTGcatctcctcctgctctggGAGGGTACATCTGGGACACGTACATG GTAAAGCCACTGTGAAGAATGTGTCTGGAGATACGGTTATAG ATGGTTCAAATAGTTTCCTGAAGGTTTCCTCTCACAGCGGAGGCATTGATGTCTATGTGGGAGACGGTGGCAGCGCTGAACTCCACAGTCAGGAAG GAGCGGCCTGTGTGCGTGTCCCATCCACGTTAAGAGCAGGGGTGGAGCTCTGTGGAGCATCGGTGGAAATCAGCCCAGAGGTTGCTCTGCATGGAGTAGAAAACAACGCAACTGAAGGCCAAACCACAGTTACTG GTTATATGAATGGAGCGTCTCCAGTGGAGCAGTGGGTTAAAGCTCGGGCAGACAGGGGCTCTGTCAGACTGAAGACACAAAGCTGGTTTGAGTCGCTGAAGCTAGGGAGCTGA